The Bdellovibrio sp. GT3 genome contains the following window.
CTCCTGATCAATCGGTGCAAACTCACCACGGTGGTAGATTTCCTCCAGCGGTGTGTTCTTTAATACATGCAGATTGTGAAGTTTAACATTGGTAATAGGCAGAGTGTTTACGATCTCCGCCGTTTTCACAATTCGTTCATCAGTTTCGCCCGGGCTGCCAAAGATAAGATGAATTCCCAGATCCACCTTGGTGTTGTCAGCAATCTTGTGAATTGCCTCAATAGCCGCTTCAGCCGTGTGTCCGCGGCGCATGAATTCCAGCTCATCGTTGAAAAAACTCTGAACACCCATTTCGACGGCGACAAAGGATTTTTCATTGTACTCGTTCCATAAATCCAAAACCGCCTTGGACAGGCAATCCGGGCGAGTCCCCAGAGTGAAGCCTTTGACCCATGGATAAGAAAGAGCAATATCAAAGTTATTACGAAGTGCTGAAACTTTCGTGAATGTGTTGGTGTAGGCCTGGAAATAGATCAGGAAGGCTTTGGCTTTGTATTTGTGCGCAATGTGCTCGTGGTACTTCTCGATTTGTGCGCGCAACTCCATGGTCATGGCTTCAGCGTTGGCAGCGGATCCCCAAACATCGCAAAACACGCAGGTTTGCATGCCTTTAAGACCCATGCGATTGGGACAATTATCCACCACGGTGACAGGGATCTTGTAGACCTTCTCACCAAAGAGATGATTGTAGTGTTCACTGATAGTGTGATAGGGAAGTCCCAACCAGCCTTTTTCCATAGAAGGTTTATGGGTGTTATTTTGCAGGAAGTCAATGTTTGAGGGTAAACCAATGAAATCATGGCAGGATTTGGGCTTTGAGATCGAAATCACAAAGGATCTGAGCCCTACTTTGCGTTTACTGCAGTCCCTGGATCCCGAGAAGCCCTATGGGGAATCCATGCACCATTCTGGCGGCGCCAGTATCGAGACAACTCACTTGTATGGCAGTGTGGCTCGGGATGTCCTGCAAAAGACTGACAATCCTCATTTTATGGTGGTGGGTTTGGGGCTTGGCTATATTGAAATGAATATTGCGCGCGAAGCTCTGCTTGCCGGGAAGACGGTGGGTTTGATTACCAGTTACGAAGCTATTTCTGAATTGCGGGAATTCTTTTTTGATTGGCTTCATGGCAAAGTTGAAAACCTGCTTCCGGAAGTTGCGTCTATTTACGATCAAGCCTTGAAGCATGTTTTGAAGGGAACCGAGATTCCTGAGAATGAGTTAAAGTCTTTCTTGAGGAAACACTTCCAGTCGGCATCTGACATTCACGGTGCGATGACTGCAGAGATGACATTTCTTTCTCGTTATCATGGCTTTTTTTACGATGCCTACAGTTCAAAAACCCATCCCCACCTGTGGGAGGAGAATTTCCTGAACAGACTCCTTCTGGAATCAGCGGAGTCGCAGTGTTCACTATCAACTTATGCAGTTAAAGGAACACTTAAGCGGGCGCTCAAAGCGAACGGTTTCGCGGTCATCGAACGTGAAGGTTTCTTTACAAAACGTGGCTCGACCTTAGGTGTGAGATCTTGATATTTAATTAATAAACATAATTTGTTTGCGCGAGAGCGGCAGTTGCTGGTTAATAAATATTAGCAATGAAAACTCTTTTTCTGGTTCCATTCTTAATTGGTATTTTATCTGTCGCTCAAGGCAAAGAAGCCCGCTTGGTGACCTTTCCAATTCCTTTGATGGTGGAGGGTGAGCAGGAAGGGTTGTTTGTTAATTTGACCAGGGAGATTGCACAAAGAGTCCCGGTGAAATTCAAAGTGGATATCGTCAAGTCCAACCGGGCAAAGCTGGAGTTTTTCAACGGACTTGCAGCAGGTTATTTTCCAGGGATGGACAACTCCACTCCCAAAGATGCGCTTAAGACTGTGCCCTTTTATGTGCGCACAAATTATATTTTCTATCGCGAGAATAAACCATTTCAAAATCTGAAAGACCTGCGCGGCAAGAAAGTGGGACTGACATTTCGCTACCACTATCCCCCGCAAATTCAAAGTGACACAAAAATCGACTTCACCTACGCCGATGACGATGTGACGAATATGCGTCGCCTGAGTGAATCCATCATAGATGCTTTTATCGTTGAGGAAAAATCGGGATTAAGAGCGTTGGAATTGAGTCGCGCCAAGGGAATCAGCTACAATAAGGACAACCCTGTTTCCAGTCAGGATTGCTATTTTGCATTTCGTGATAATGAAGAGGGGCGTGTGCTGGTTAAGGAATTCAATTCTGCTTTGCTCAAGATGAAGGAAGATGGAAGTCTGCAGAAGATTCTGAAGCTTTCAGAATCCTCTGCCGTTAAAAAGACCAATTAGTTAGCCAGGGGAATTGGAACCAGGTCCACCGCGAAGCGAGCGCCTTCTTTGTAATCGTATTTGATATCACCAGAAAGCTTCACAGAGTTTGAGCTGTTGTCATATGTCCAGCCGCCGTTGATTCTATTCGCAATCAACTGACCTTTGCCTTGAGCCAACAACTCCGCAGTGCCGTAACGTACACGAAGCATCAATTTACCAGACTCGTCCACACGAGGGATTTGAGAAAGGTAGATTTGTTTGGCCAAAGTCTTCACTGTGATTGAGTCACCCATGCTGCCCAATTCCGTACCGAAATTAGGGGAGATAATGCTCATGATAAATTTCTTGCGAATTTCCTTTTCAGTGCCGTTGCCTTGATTCGCCAGGACGATGGCTTTTTCAATGTTCGCTGGACCAAATGGTCCGCAACCAGAAATTCTTTTCTTTTTATCCGGAGTAAAACACTCAGGGTGGTAGTCAGGGCGAACGCGCAAACCGAAGTCTTTGTTTGTGTCAGCGTCGTTTTTGTCCACAAGCACGCCGTAAACAGAAACCTTGTCTTTATTGCCACCTTTGAAGTCGATCAAAGTTTGTGCGATTTGCTCTGAAGTGATGTTGGATGAATCATCTGCATCCGTCATAAAGATCACAACCAATTGAGCGTCATCACGGAAGAAATCCTCATTCGCTGCGCCACGACCATTTTTTTGCAAAGCCGCAGTTAAGGGAGAAAAGAATTCTTCAACTTCAGGACCACCTTCAGCATATGGTGCGATACCGATTTTCAAAGTATTCGCCAATACAGCTGCAGAGTCCTTTTTAGTTACGAAGCGCTCTTGAGTGTCTGTGCCTGCAACGGTTTTTGTGAAACGCAGATCACCCATTTGGTAAGTGTCTTTCTTGGCTTTGGCAAAGCGCTCAGAACTATCCCAAGTCGAAATAACGCCGATATGGTAATCGATCATTTTATTGCTTGTGATACCGTTCGTGAAACGGTTTAAGTTCTTGATCAAATTCGCTTGCGCCGTTTTCATGGAATCAGAGTTGTCAGTTACAAACAAGATGTCAACGCGAGGGTTGAAATCAAGCTGACTTTGACCACCGTCTTCAGTAATCCAGGAAAATTGCTGAGCAGGTACATCAGGATAAACCGGAATTTCAGTTTTCTCCTGCACAAGTTCTTTTTGCGCCAGGATCGTTCCCGATTCCTGTGCGCACGCGGAAAGAAGCATGAAAGCCGACAGATAAATACAAAGAACTAAAAGTGGTTTCACATTTTTCTCCTAACGTTTTGTGCGCAGGACTTGGTCACAACGTCATATTTATCAAGTTCATCAACCCAAGGACGTCCATCGTCTTTGAAAACAAGAAGGTCCGCATTGGTTTTTTTGAATTCATTTTCCGTGAACATGGATTCAGCCATTTGCTGATCCGTATGCACGCGTTGAATGGCTTCAACTTCAACCAGGTTCAGCTTGCCGATGATGCGTTTGTTTTCAGCCGTCTCATCCGCCGCCAGTTGCTGAAGGCGTACTTTCATTTTTGCGAAAGCTTCTTTGTTCACCTGATCAAGCTCTGTTTGCAAAGTTCTTTGCGTGTTGTTTTTCGCAAGAACTTCCATGCCTTTTTGGCTTACTTTGAAGCGCAACATCTGTTTTTGCAGTTCCATGTCCTTATAGTAAAGAACCGGAAGCTTCAGCAAGGACTCGCCAACTTCATTGGCTTGAAGAGGGAATTTATCAACTTTCTTAAGGACGTTCAGGAAGGAGTCATTGAAACCGTTCTTGGAAAGATCCTGAACAGAGGCAACGCGGTCTCTTTGTTTTTCCTTAAACGCCTGAGTCGTTTTGAAAACAGATTTGTAATCACAGATTTTTAGGTTAGCCAGGGATTGCAGGAAGTAAGCTTCCGCATTCACAACTTCACCAAATTGGGGGCTGATCAAAGTTTTGGATTGTGCCAAAGCTTTTTCAGAATCATTCATTCTGAAGTAAGCCCAACCTTTTTCCTCAACAACCTGGAACCAGTAGTCAGAACCACGAGGGATCTGATTGTAAAGGTTCATGGCTTGTGAGTATTGACCTTTGGCGAACTGCTCACGAGCTTGTTTGATTTTCGCTTTGATTTTTTCATCTGCAGAGGAATTCAAAGTCTTGGATTCAAGATTTTTGAAGTTCAACAGATTCAAAGTCGTTTTACCGCTTTTTTCAGATAAGGATTTTTCCAGGGAAGTTCCCCAGTCATTAACTGAAAAACGCTCAGCAGCCAGTGCGTTGTGACCAACACCCAGGACTGTGACCATCATTAGTTTGGAGACAAAGGATTTTCCGGAAATCATAACATCCATCCAAAGCCAAGGTTGCCTGTGACAACGTTC
Protein-coding sequences here:
- a CDS encoding TIGR01212 family radical SAM protein (This family includes YhcC from E. coli K-12, an uncharacterized radical SAM protein.) is translated as MEKGWLGLPYHTISEHYNHLFGEKVYKIPVTVVDNCPNRMGLKGMQTCVFCDVWGSAANAEAMTMELRAQIEKYHEHIAHKYKAKAFLIYFQAYTNTFTKVSALRNNFDIALSYPWVKGFTLGTRPDCLSKAVLDLWNEYNEKSFVAVEMGVQSFFNDELEFMRRGHTAEAAIEAIHKIADNTKVDLGIHLIFGSPGETDERIVKTAEIVNTLPITNVKLHNLHVLKNTPLEEIYHRGEFAPIDQETYTRRVELFLQHLSPRFALHRLAAYSSRWDELVAPDWTKNKMGTHQAIIDHLRAQGSYQSQFFKAATDLDLSAQAVLLKKSRRVDATPC
- a CDS encoding MnmC family methyltransferase, coding for MKSWQDLGFEIEITKDLSPTLRLLQSLDPEKPYGESMHHSGGASIETTHLYGSVARDVLQKTDNPHFMVVGLGLGYIEMNIAREALLAGKTVGLITSYEAISELREFFFDWLHGKVENLLPEVASIYDQALKHVLKGTEIPENELKSFLRKHFQSASDIHGAMTAEMTFLSRYHGFFYDAYSSKTHPHLWEENFLNRLLLESAESQCSLSTYAVKGTLKRALKANGFAVIEREGFFTKRGSTLGVRS
- a CDS encoding substrate-binding periplasmic protein, whose amino-acid sequence is MKTLFLVPFLIGILSVAQGKEARLVTFPIPLMVEGEQEGLFVNLTREIAQRVPVKFKVDIVKSNRAKLEFFNGLAAGYFPGMDNSTPKDALKTVPFYVRTNYIFYRENKPFQNLKDLRGKKVGLTFRYHYPPQIQSDTKIDFTYADDDVTNMRRLSESIIDAFIVEEKSGLRALELSRAKGISYNKDNPVSSQDCYFAFRDNEEGRVLVKEFNSALLKMKEDGSLQKILKLSESSAVKKTN